In Alteromonas naphthalenivorans, one DNA window encodes the following:
- the metA gene encoding homoserine O-acetyltransferase MetA, with translation MPIRIPEQLPAQNVLLGENIFTMESNRAANQDIRPLKVGILNLMPNKIETEVQLLRLLSNTPLQIDVDFIRIDSQAPKNTPQSHMDAFYHDFSQVADKKYDGLIVTGAPLALLKYEDVKYWDTMTTILEWAQRHVNSTLYLCWAAHAAMYHFYNFTRTLRKEKFSGVFEHKVNDPHNELLRGFDPVFYAPHSRYGHIDTANYNSVDGLHVVAESEEVGAYIVASEDKRMVFVTGHPEYDADTLGDEYFRDVKAGQTPSIPKNYFTDNDPTKPPIVRWRSHGSLFFTNWLNYYVYQTTPYDLNQLAEKSQPKR, from the coding sequence ATGCCAATTCGTATACCAGAACAACTGCCTGCGCAGAATGTGTTGTTGGGCGAAAACATCTTCACCATGGAGAGCAATAGGGCGGCGAATCAGGATATACGTCCTCTTAAAGTGGGTATCTTAAACTTGATGCCTAATAAAATTGAGACTGAAGTACAGCTGTTGAGATTACTTTCCAACACTCCACTTCAAATTGATGTAGATTTTATTCGCATCGATAGTCAGGCACCCAAAAATACCCCTCAGTCTCACATGGATGCTTTCTATCACGACTTTTCACAAGTGGCAGACAAAAAGTACGATGGGCTTATCGTGACTGGTGCTCCTCTAGCATTGTTGAAATACGAAGACGTAAAGTACTGGGATACCATGACTACCATTTTAGAATGGGCACAGCGTCACGTTAACTCCACGCTATATTTATGCTGGGCTGCACATGCTGCTATGTACCATTTTTATAACTTTACCCGCACGCTGCGCAAAGAAAAATTTTCAGGCGTGTTCGAGCACAAAGTAAACGACCCCCATAATGAATTATTGCGTGGCTTCGACCCGGTATTCTATGCGCCTCATTCTCGCTATGGTCATATCGATACCGCGAATTACAATAGTGTAGATGGACTGCATGTGGTGGCAGAGTCTGAAGAAGTAGGCGCTTATATTGTCGCCTCAGAAGATAAGCGCATGGTGTTTGTTACGGGGCATCCAGAATACGATGCTGATACCCTTGGCGATGAATATTTTAGAGACGTAAAGGCAGGGCAGACACCGTCTATACCCAAAAACTATTTTACGGATAACGATCCGACCAAGCCACCTATCGTCAGATGGCGCTCCCACGGGAGTCTGTTTTTTACGAACTGGTTAAACTACTATGTTTACCAAACAACGCCATATGACTTAAATCAGTTAGCTGAAAAATCACAGCCAAAGAGGTAA
- a CDS encoding DUF2802 domain-containing protein, giving the protein MDLQFIAPTINELILLALVIALGVFAIWLTFKERKTHAALSELQDLVTRRTDDMDTQIRDFGHQQNEAQTRSLVVTRHLQALQTKQDDFENQIRELKLQDPSLRLYQRAAELVKQGASIEEVMEACDIPRAEAEMLFMVHKQSPSG; this is encoded by the coding sequence ATGGATCTGCAGTTTATTGCTCCAACAATCAACGAACTTATATTGCTTGCGCTTGTGATAGCACTTGGTGTTTTTGCAATATGGCTGACGTTTAAAGAGCGAAAAACACATGCGGCATTAAGCGAACTGCAAGACCTGGTAACGCGTAGAACCGATGACATGGATACCCAAATTCGAGATTTTGGTCATCAACAAAATGAAGCACAAACCAGAAGCTTAGTGGTCACTCGCCATCTACAAGCCCTTCAAACTAAACAAGATGACTTCGAAAATCAGATTCGTGAACTAAAACTCCAGGATCCCTCCCTAAGGCTTTATCAGCGAGCGGCCGAGTTAGTAAAGCAAGGCGCTAGTATCGAGGAAGTGATGGAGGCTTGTGATATTCCTCGTGCCGAAGCAGAAATGTTATTTATGGTACACAAACAATCCCCTTCTGGGTAA
- a CDS encoding chemotaxis protein CheW has product MSDERTNSNTTDSNDEVLQWVTYRLGEETYGINVMQVQEVLRYTEIAPVPGAPDYVLGIINLRGNVVTVIDTRARFGLPPTEITDNTRIVIIESDEQVVGILVDSVAEVVYLRSSEIDSAPNVGTEESAKFIQGVSNRDGELLILVDLNKLLSDEEWDELSSI; this is encoded by the coding sequence ATGAGCGACGAAAGAACGAACAGTAATACCACCGATAGTAACGATGAAGTCCTTCAATGGGTGACATACCGCTTAGGTGAGGAAACATACGGTATTAACGTAATGCAAGTACAAGAGGTATTGCGTTACACTGAAATTGCACCTGTACCCGGCGCACCTGACTACGTACTAGGTATCATTAACCTACGTGGTAATGTTGTTACGGTCATAGATACACGTGCACGTTTTGGATTACCACCAACAGAAATAACGGACAATACCCGTATTGTGATCATCGAGTCTGATGAACAAGTCGTGGGTATACTTGTTGATAGCGTGGCTGAGGTGGTTTACCTTCGCTCGTCTGAAATTGACAGTGCGCCAAACGTGGGTACTGAAGAAAGTGCTAAGTTTATCCAAGGTGTAAGCAACCGAGACGGTGAGCTTCTTATTCTCGTGGATTTAAACAAGCTTTTAAGTGACGAAGAGTGGGATGAACTAAGTTCAATTTAG
- a CDS encoding chemotaxis protein CheW — MSNQGPFAREDVVEAYLDSLLKEPDDPADVTARTAKLLEQAVQTLAEEATFDEAPTTEQVVVEEAIIEAVSSSTGKDVEETTQYEKSDYNEIDNETAESVDASSEEEQPLEKALLVDSLENNFQALFFEVAGLTLAVPLTTLGGIHQIEKIGPLFGKPDWFMGVMIHREEKLSVVDSARWVMPEKYDESLAESLNYRYLIMLGDSSWGLASEKLVNTVTLAKADVKWRESTGKRPWLAGMVKEKMCALIDVNELISMLNKGLGSNDQTPSIGSQVHERRKNEQ, encoded by the coding sequence ATGAGCAATCAAGGACCTTTTGCACGGGAAGACGTTGTAGAGGCTTATCTCGATAGCCTATTAAAAGAGCCAGATGATCCGGCAGACGTGACTGCGCGAACGGCAAAATTGCTTGAGCAAGCGGTGCAAACGTTAGCCGAAGAAGCCACATTTGATGAAGCACCTACCACTGAACAAGTAGTGGTTGAAGAAGCCATTATTGAAGCAGTGTCATCTAGCACAGGCAAAGATGTCGAAGAAACTACGCAATACGAAAAAAGCGACTACAATGAAATAGATAATGAGACTGCTGAATCAGTCGATGCCTCTTCAGAAGAGGAGCAACCTTTAGAAAAAGCATTGTTGGTCGACAGCCTCGAAAATAATTTTCAGGCATTATTTTTTGAAGTGGCAGGGTTAACATTAGCAGTGCCATTAACCACCCTAGGTGGTATACATCAGATTGAAAAGATAGGCCCTCTATTTGGGAAGCCGGATTGGTTCATGGGGGTAATGATACATCGCGAAGAGAAGCTTAGCGTTGTAGATTCTGCAAGATGGGTCATGCCAGAAAAGTATGATGAGAGTCTCGCAGAGTCATTGAACTACCGATATCTTATTATGTTAGGGGATAGTTCGTGGGGATTGGCCAGTGAGAAACTGGTTAACACGGTCACCTTGGCAAAAGCTGACGTCAAATGGCGTGAGTCTACCGGTAAGCGTCCCTGGTTAGCGGGGATGGTTAAAGAGAAAATGTGCGCGTTAATTGACGTTAACGAATTAATATCTATGCTTAACAAAGGCTTAGGCAGTAACGACCAGACACCGAGTATTGGGAGCCAGGTTCATGAGCGACGAAAGAACGAACAGTAA
- a CDS encoding ParA family protein: MKVWTVANQKGGVGKTTTTVTLGGLLAQRGKRVLMVDTDPHASLSYYFGIDAELLSQSVYDIFIKSSEITADMVMDCLCPTKLDNLYVLPATMALATLDRTMGSEQGMGLVLKKALAKVEKEFDVVIIDCPPVLGVLMVNALAACNKVIVPTQTEYLALKGLDRMIRTMEIMGRSLQKSFDTVIIPTMFDKRTNAALESRKRLMSDYGERVWQGVIPVDTHFRDASLVQLPISAAYPKTRGVTAYSKLLEVLEK, encoded by the coding sequence ATGAAGGTGTGGACAGTTGCAAACCAGAAAGGCGGAGTTGGTAAAACAACAACAACAGTAACCTTAGGTGGTTTGTTAGCTCAACGCGGGAAGCGGGTATTGATGGTCGACACCGATCCCCACGCCTCATTGAGTTACTATTTTGGCATAGACGCAGAGTTACTCAGTCAATCTGTCTACGACATTTTTATTAAGTCTTCTGAAATTACTGCCGATATGGTCATGGACTGTTTGTGTCCAACTAAGCTAGATAATTTGTACGTTTTGCCCGCTACCATGGCGCTAGCCACATTAGACAGAACAATGGGTAGCGAGCAAGGAATGGGCTTAGTGCTAAAAAAAGCGCTGGCCAAAGTAGAGAAAGAATTTGATGTGGTCATTATTGATTGTCCGCCAGTACTTGGTGTACTTATGGTCAACGCATTGGCAGCATGCAATAAAGTGATAGTGCCGACACAAACAGAGTATTTGGCGCTGAAAGGCTTAGACAGAATGATACGCACTATGGAAATAATGGGGCGCTCTCTTCAAAAGTCTTTTGACACTGTGATTATTCCTACTATGTTCGACAAACGCACTAACGCGGCGCTTGAATCTAGAAAGCGTTTAATGAGCGATTATGGAGAGCGGGTTTGGCAAGGTGTAATTCCCGTAGATACGCATTTTAGAGATGCGAGTTTAGTACAGTTGCCAATTTCCGCAGCATACCCGAAAACCCGAGGGGTAACGGCTTATAGCAAGTTACTTGAGGTTTTGGAGAAGTAA
- a CDS encoding protein-glutamate methylesterase/protein-glutamine glutaminase, with protein MVFKVLVVDDSTFYRRRVREILDDDRELEVIGEARNGQDALDKIDTLLPDVVTMDVEMPIMDGISAVKAIMEKRPVPILMFSSLTHHGAQATLDALEAGALDFLPKKFEDIAQDRKDAARLLCTKVRLIARRGVGIKRPVLKRIESRKFPDNAPKPAFFKSSNLLSGRKDATRQPTVSSIKASGKRYKCLAIGASTGGPVALQKILVALPSDFPYPIVLVQHMPGTFTNAFAQRLNSHCDIAVKEAEHGDILKPGCAYLAPGGKQMLIESSGSHKKVVITDANPSDKINYKPSVDLTFGSLAKAYGGDLLGIILTGMGADGREGCRLMKDNGATIWAQDQDSCVVYGMPQAVAVANISVNSIDIDDMSSCILTEMT; from the coding sequence ATGGTCTTTAAAGTCCTGGTCGTGGACGATTCTACTTTTTATCGTCGTCGAGTTCGCGAGATTCTCGACGATGACAGAGAGCTTGAAGTTATTGGTGAAGCTCGTAACGGGCAAGATGCACTAGATAAAATAGATACACTGCTACCTGATGTAGTCACAATGGATGTGGAAATGCCGATAATGGATGGCATTTCAGCGGTAAAAGCCATTATGGAAAAACGGCCCGTGCCTATTTTGATGTTTTCGTCGCTTACGCACCATGGTGCACAAGCGACCCTAGATGCGTTAGAAGCCGGAGCATTAGATTTTCTACCAAAGAAATTCGAAGATATCGCCCAAGACCGTAAAGACGCAGCACGACTGCTGTGTACAAAAGTAAGATTGATTGCACGGCGTGGTGTCGGTATAAAACGCCCTGTATTAAAGCGTATTGAAAGTAGGAAGTTTCCTGATAACGCGCCGAAACCAGCGTTTTTCAAGAGTTCTAATCTACTTAGCGGAAGGAAAGATGCCACGAGGCAGCCCACCGTTTCCTCGATTAAGGCTTCTGGTAAAAGGTATAAGTGTTTAGCAATTGGAGCATCTACGGGTGGACCAGTGGCATTGCAGAAGATACTGGTAGCACTGCCATCAGACTTTCCTTATCCAATTGTGTTGGTGCAACATATGCCAGGCACTTTTACTAACGCATTCGCACAGCGACTTAATTCACATTGCGATATTGCGGTTAAAGAAGCTGAACATGGTGACATATTGAAACCAGGTTGCGCTTATTTAGCGCCCGGCGGTAAACAAATGTTGATAGAGAGTTCAGGCTCTCATAAGAAAGTAGTAATTACCGACGCTAACCCGTCTGATAAAATAAACTATAAGCCGAGTGTTGATTTAACCTTCGGTTCGCTGGCCAAAGCTTATGGTGGCGATTTATTGGGTATTATATTAACTGGTATGGGTGCAGATGGGCGAGAAGGTTGCCGGTTGATGAAAGACAACGGTGCCACTATTTGGGCGCAAGATCAGGATTCATGTGTTGTTTATGGCATGCCTCAAGCGGTAGCTGTTGCAAACATATCGGTTAACAGTATTGATATAGATGATATGAGCAGCTGTATCTTAACCGAAATGACATAG
- a CDS encoding chemotaxis protein CheA, translating to MAFDVDEDILQDFLVEAGEILEQLQEQLVDLENNPEDADLLNAIFRGYHTVKGGAGFLSLTELVEICHGAENVFDVMRNGQRTLTPELMDTILQATDVVVDMFERVKAQEPLIPADAKLVDLLHKLSTPETPDENIFGDSSEAAEVPAAEEEFALEEAPVPEAPAASSDGGIDEISEDEFEALLDELHGSNAPGKSAKAEPKAAAPAVGGSGDDITDDEFEALLDELHGKGKFKEEEPAPVAAPKAAAPSGEEITDDEFEALLDQLHGSGQGPTAQGAEPAANTPPVDKKATEAIQKAKAEQSAASTPAKSTPAAKAPAPSPAAKKASEPAKPAAKKDDKKATPAPPQAETTVRVDTKRLDQIMNMVGELVLVRNRLLSLGITNADESMSKAIANLDVVTGDLQGAVMKTRMQPIKKVFGRFPRVVRDLARSLKKEITLELEGEETDLDKNLVEALADPLVHLVRNSVDHGIEMPDDRAATGKTRMGTVRLSASQEGDHILLTIEDDGKGMDAEKLKEIAISRGVLDADAAARMSDVEAFNLIFAPGFSTKTEISDISGRGVGMDVVKTKINQLNGTINIDSQLGKGTRLDIKVPLTLAILPTLMIVVGKQTFALPLGAVNEIINMDIKKTNTVDGQLTMIVRSKAIPLFFLGEWLIRGPKNISKEKGHVVVVQIGTQQVGFVVDALIGQEEVVIKPLDALLQGTPGMAGATITSDGGIALILDVPSLLKRYAKKPLK from the coding sequence ATGGCGTTTGATGTTGACGAGGATATATTACAGGACTTTCTAGTTGAAGCTGGGGAGATCCTTGAACAATTACAAGAACAGCTCGTTGATCTGGAAAATAATCCTGAAGATGCAGATTTACTGAATGCTATCTTCCGTGGTTACCATACCGTAAAAGGTGGCGCCGGCTTTTTGTCGCTTACCGAATTAGTTGAAATTTGCCATGGTGCAGAAAACGTTTTCGATGTAATGCGAAACGGACAACGTACTCTTACGCCTGAATTAATGGATACCATTCTTCAGGCCACCGATGTAGTAGTCGATATGTTTGAGCGTGTTAAAGCGCAAGAACCACTAATTCCTGCAGACGCAAAGTTAGTTGATTTGCTGCATAAGTTAAGCACCCCAGAAACCCCAGACGAAAACATCTTTGGTGACAGTAGTGAAGCGGCTGAAGTCCCCGCTGCCGAAGAAGAATTCGCGTTAGAAGAAGCGCCTGTACCTGAAGCGCCTGCCGCAAGTAGCGATGGCGGCATCGACGAGATTTCTGAAGATGAATTTGAAGCCTTGCTGGATGAACTTCATGGTTCAAATGCCCCAGGTAAATCTGCGAAAGCAGAACCAAAAGCGGCAGCCCCCGCGGTTGGTGGTTCAGGTGATGATATTACCGACGATGAATTTGAAGCACTGCTAGACGAATTGCACGGTAAAGGTAAATTCAAAGAAGAAGAACCAGCGCCTGTAGCTGCGCCGAAAGCGGCAGCGCCTAGCGGTGAAGAAATTACCGACGATGAATTTGAAGCATTGCTTGACCAATTACATGGTTCAGGACAAGGCCCTACAGCGCAAGGTGCTGAACCAGCAGCAAATACGCCGCCCGTAGATAAAAAGGCGACAGAAGCAATTCAGAAAGCCAAGGCAGAGCAATCTGCCGCTAGTACGCCGGCTAAATCAACGCCTGCCGCAAAAGCGCCAGCGCCTAGTCCAGCAGCTAAAAAAGCGTCAGAGCCCGCTAAACCAGCGGCTAAGAAAGACGACAAAAAAGCAACCCCAGCACCTCCTCAAGCAGAAACTACAGTTCGTGTTGATACCAAGCGCCTAGACCAAATTATGAATATGGTTGGCGAGTTAGTATTAGTACGAAATCGTTTGCTGAGTTTAGGAATAACCAATGCCGACGAAAGTATGTCGAAGGCAATTGCTAACCTAGATGTGGTGACGGGTGATTTGCAGGGTGCGGTTATGAAAACCCGTATGCAGCCAATTAAGAAAGTGTTTGGCCGCTTCCCTCGCGTTGTTCGAGACTTAGCACGTAGTTTGAAAAAAGAAATTACCTTGGAATTGGAAGGTGAAGAGACAGATTTAGATAAAAACTTGGTAGAAGCATTGGCTGATCCCTTAGTTCACTTAGTAAGAAACTCAGTGGATCATGGTATTGAAATGCCTGATGACCGTGCTGCTACAGGTAAAACCCGAATGGGGACCGTGAGATTATCGGCTTCTCAGGAAGGTGACCATATCTTACTTACCATTGAAGATGATGGTAAGGGGATGGATGCTGAAAAACTGAAAGAGATTGCTATAAGCCGAGGTGTTTTAGACGCCGATGCGGCTGCGCGTATGTCTGATGTTGAAGCGTTCAATCTTATTTTTGCACCTGGTTTCTCAACGAAAACTGAGATTAGTGATATCTCGGGCCGTGGTGTAGGCATGGATGTGGTTAAAACAAAAATTAACCAGCTTAACGGTACTATTAATATTGATTCCCAGCTTGGGAAAGGTACTCGACTCGATATTAAAGTCCCACTCACGCTTGCAATATTACCGACCCTAATGATTGTGGTTGGGAAACAAACGTTCGCGTTACCGTTAGGTGCGGTCAACGAAATTATCAATATGGACATCAAGAAAACCAATACGGTTGATGGCCAATTAACCATGATAGTTCGTTCTAAAGCGATACCACTGTTCTTCCTCGGAGAATGGTTGATCCGCGGACCTAAAAATATAAGCAAAGAAAAAGGTCACGTCGTCGTGGTTCAAATAGGCACCCAGCAAGTTGGATTTGTTGTTGATGCGCTAATAGGCCAAGAAGAAGTGGTGATAAAACCATTAGATGCCTTATTACAAGGAACGCCAGGTATGGCGGGAGCAACTATCACATCCGACGGTGGAATTGCACTCATCTTAGATGTTCCTAGCTTACTGAAGCGTTATGCTAAAAAGCCCTTAAAGTAA
- a CDS encoding protein phosphatase CheZ codes for MSTNESVSITLEEAKKLVAYLEEGDNASANAVLEAVSMKESIELFAEVGKLTRQLHDSLNNFQIDERIKNLTVDDIPDAQTRLMYVIEETEKAANTTMDAVEESMPIAEVLSTRIEKIMPEWKKLMNRQLELGEFKVLCADLDELLEDGSKQSAKLTSLLTEVLMAQGYQDLTGQVIRRVIELVKEVEDSLVNMLTMFGEPEQAEQDKPLEAKVEKVNKIDSVEAEGPIIDADQRDDVVSGQDDVDDLLSSLGF; via the coding sequence ATGTCGACAAATGAAAGTGTCTCCATAACGCTCGAAGAAGCCAAAAAATTGGTAGCGTATCTTGAAGAGGGCGATAACGCATCAGCGAACGCTGTCTTAGAAGCTGTTTCGATGAAAGAGTCCATTGAGCTCTTTGCTGAAGTGGGTAAATTAACGCGTCAACTTCATGACTCGTTGAATAACTTCCAAATCGATGAACGTATTAAAAATTTAACCGTTGATGACATTCCTGATGCGCAAACGCGACTGATGTACGTTATCGAAGAAACGGAAAAAGCTGCCAATACCACCATGGACGCAGTTGAAGAGAGTATGCCAATTGCTGAAGTGCTCTCTACCCGTATCGAAAAAATTATGCCGGAATGGAAGAAACTGATGAATCGTCAACTTGAGTTGGGCGAATTCAAAGTTTTATGTGCAGATTTAGACGAATTGCTAGAAGACGGATCGAAACAATCAGCTAAGCTTACATCATTGCTTACCGAAGTGTTAATGGCACAAGGTTATCAAGATCTTACCGGTCAAGTTATTCGCAGAGTGATTGAACTCGTAAAAGAAGTGGAAGATAGCTTAGTTAATATGCTGACGATGTTCGGTGAACCCGAACAGGCGGAGCAAGACAAGCCATTGGAAGCGAAAGTCGAAAAAGTTAACAAGATCGATAGTGTCGAAGCCGAAGGTCCAATTATTGATGCAGACCAACGCGATGATGTGGTATCTGGCCAAGATGACGTAGATGATCTTTTGTCTAGCTTAGGTTTTTAG
- the cheY gene encoding chemotaxis response regulator CheY, whose product MDKSMKILVVDDFSTMRRIIKNLLKDLGFANIQEADDGNTALPMLQQGDFDFVVTDWNMPGMQGIDLLRAIRADDKLKHLPVLMVTAEAKKEQIVAAAQAGVNGYVVKPFTAATLKEKLDKIFERLG is encoded by the coding sequence TTGGATAAAAGTATGAAAATTCTCGTGGTTGACGATTTTTCTACCATGAGACGTATCATAAAGAACCTGCTAAAAGATTTGGGTTTTGCCAATATCCAGGAAGCGGACGACGGTAACACCGCGCTGCCTATGCTACAACAAGGTGATTTTGACTTTGTTGTAACAGATTGGAATATGCCAGGTATGCAAGGTATCGACTTATTACGCGCTATACGTGCCGACGATAAGTTGAAACACCTACCGGTTCTTATGGTGACAGCAGAAGCGAAGAAAGAACAAATCGTTGCCGCAGCGCAAGCTGGTGTGAATGGTTATGTTGTTAAACCTTTCACTGCCGCTACGTTGAAAGAAAAATTAGATAAAATCTTCGAACGTTTAGGTTGA